The Peribacillus simplex genome contains a region encoding:
- a CDS encoding VWA domain-containing protein, protein MKAGTLRQILLITDGCSNHGEEPSAMAELAREQGITINVIGVMENDVIDEKGLKEIEKIAGSGGGVSQIVYAQQLSQTVQMVTQKAMTQTIQGVINRELQQILGDSKTMEDLPPDKRGEVMEVVDELGETSKLEVLILVDTSASMKHKLPTVKDSLLDLSLSMNARMGDSRFSVFVFPGKRNDVEKLLDWTPNLEALTATFPKLSTGGLTPTGPAIREALTYFNKKRSLRGLLSHDDEQYFEESM, encoded by the coding sequence ATGAAAGCAGGAACATTAAGACAGATTTTGCTTATAACCGACGGATGTTCAAATCATGGTGAGGAACCATCTGCCATGGCTGAATTAGCAAGGGAGCAAGGCATAACCATCAATGTCATAGGTGTCATGGAAAATGATGTGATAGATGAAAAGGGACTTAAGGAAATTGAGAAGATTGCTGGTTCTGGAGGTGGCGTAAGTCAAATAGTCTATGCTCAGCAGTTGTCCCAAACCGTCCAAATGGTGACCCAAAAGGCAATGACCCAAACTATACAGGGAGTTATCAATCGTGAACTTCAACAAATACTTGGAGATTCAAAAACGATGGAGGATCTTCCGCCGGATAAACGAGGAGAAGTGATGGAGGTGGTCGATGAGCTTGGGGAAACAAGCAAGCTCGAAGTACTGATTCTTGTTGATACAAGTGCAAGTATGAAACATAAGCTGCCTACAGTAAAAGATTCCTTATTAGATCTTTCCCTTAGTATGAATGCAAGGATGGGTGACAGCCGTTTTTCCGTATTCGTATTTCCTGGGAAAAGAAATGATGTTGAAAAGTTGCTGGATTGGACCCCGAACCTTGAAGCCTTGACGGCAACTTTTCCTAAGCTTAGTACAGGGGGACTCACTCCGACAGGTCCAGCCATTCGTGAAGCTTTGACATATTTCAATAAAAAACGTTCATTGAGGGGATTGTTATCACATGATGATGAACAATACTTTGAGGAATCAATGTAA
- a CDS encoding protein kinase domain-containing protein, with protein sequence MMMNNTLRNQCKLLPGSLVTGKWNKNQYKIIKELGCGANGIVYLVESGNRHYALKLSDNGTSIISEMNILKSFSKVQGSTLGPSFLEADDFMKTGKQLPFYVMEYIHGHDFLRFIDKKGSSWIGVLMLQLLTSLSALHTNGWVFGDLKPENLIVTSPAYKVRCVDVGGTTLIGRSVKEFTEFFDRGYWGLGSRRADPQYDLFAVAMIIINSAYPGRFHKKGEGYRQLNDLIKQKKELHPYRKMLDKALRGQYDSALQMREDLVTVLSKQNHSKKKGPTQAAMGQPHTMQPATRQARRSQNHSKKKSGGFFETFLLVAIISMLYVLYIYDQLL encoded by the coding sequence ATGATGATGAACAATACTTTGAGGAATCAATGTAAACTCCTGCCTGGCAGTTTGGTCACTGGAAAATGGAATAAAAATCAGTACAAAATAATTAAGGAATTGGGGTGTGGAGCGAACGGGATCGTCTATTTGGTTGAAAGCGGAAATCGTCATTATGCTTTAAAGCTCAGTGATAATGGGACGTCTATTATTTCGGAGATGAATATCCTAAAATCCTTTTCAAAGGTCCAGGGGTCTACCCTTGGACCTTCCTTTTTGGAAGCGGATGATTTCATGAAAACAGGAAAGCAGCTCCCTTTTTATGTCATGGAATATATCCACGGACACGATTTTTTGCGTTTTATCGATAAAAAAGGGTCATCGTGGATTGGAGTCTTAATGCTTCAGCTTTTAACAAGCTTGTCTGCCTTGCATACCAATGGCTGGGTGTTCGGGGATTTAAAACCTGAGAATTTGATCGTGACTTCACCAGCCTATAAGGTACGGTGCGTGGATGTAGGCGGAACCACCTTAATCGGGAGATCTGTTAAAGAATTCACTGAGTTTTTTGACAGGGGTTACTGGGGACTTGGATCAAGAAGGGCCGATCCGCAATATGACTTGTTCGCTGTGGCGATGATTATAATAAATTCAGCCTATCCTGGACGTTTCCACAAGAAAGGGGAGGGGTATAGACAGCTTAACGACCTGATTAAGCAGAAAAAGGAATTGCACCCATATAGAAAGATGTTGGATAAAGCGCTCCGCGGGCAGTATGATTCAGCCCTTCAAATGCGGGAGGATCTGGTCACGGTTCTAAGTAAGCAAAATCATTCAAAGAAAAAGGGCCCGACTCAGGCAGCGATGGGTCAGCCACATACAATGCAACCTGCAACGAGACAGGCAAGAAGGTCCCAAAACCATTCAAAAAAGAAAAGTGGCGGTTTTTTTGAAACTTTTTTGCTGGTTGCCATCATATCGATGCTCTATGTTCTATACATATATGATCAGTTGTTATGA
- the tilS gene encoding tRNA lysidine(34) synthetase TilS has product MLKEKVLSTIYRNELIKEHSKLLIGVSGGPDSMVLLHILKEIQPLFHYEMIVASVDHMFRGEESYEDYKYVQHICERWGITFEGRRIDVPARMEQTGESSQITSRKLRFAFYEEMMDKHQASTLVLGHHGDDQIETMLMRLTRGATGKARAGIPIKRRFHTGNLIRPFLEITKSQIIEYAGLHNIEPRFDPSNETDVYARNRFRHEVLPFLKKENRKVHEHFQRFSEELYEDEEFFLKMVSSKMSGVWIRQDKDQAVIQIDKVLAMPKPLQRRAIQLILNYLYLERPSSLSALHIDQLLVLFLNPQPSAELHLPEGLIAEKSYQTCTFRFFRQKSLKYSLKLQIPGETILPNGYKIKAHYIKEEIPVLRGNHSFILPESAVQFPLTVRTRNEGERMAVKGLGGTKKLKDIFINEKIPMLERNVWPVIIDQTGTAIWLPGLKKSNIEPDIISDEKSLIYLEYKKA; this is encoded by the coding sequence ATGTTAAAGGAAAAAGTTCTGAGCACCATTTATAGAAACGAATTGATTAAGGAACACTCGAAGTTGCTAATAGGCGTTTCCGGAGGACCGGACTCAATGGTGCTTCTCCATATCCTTAAGGAAATTCAACCTCTTTTTCATTACGAGATGATCGTTGCAAGTGTTGACCATATGTTTCGTGGTGAAGAATCCTATGAGGATTACAAATATGTCCAGCATATATGTGAACGGTGGGGCATTACATTCGAGGGAAGAAGGATCGATGTTCCTGCCCGGATGGAGCAGACGGGGGAAAGTTCACAAATTACGTCAAGAAAGTTGCGTTTTGCTTTTTATGAAGAAATGATGGATAAGCATCAAGCCTCCACGCTTGTCCTGGGGCATCATGGGGATGATCAAATAGAAACGATGCTCATGCGCTTAACAAGAGGGGCGACAGGTAAGGCAAGAGCGGGTATTCCCATAAAGAGACGGTTCCATACCGGAAATCTGATCAGGCCTTTTCTTGAGATCACGAAAAGCCAAATAATCGAATACGCGGGCCTTCATAATATTGAACCAAGGTTTGATCCGAGCAATGAAACGGATGTCTATGCAAGAAATCGTTTTAGACATGAAGTCCTTCCATTTTTAAAGAAAGAAAATAGAAAGGTTCATGAGCATTTTCAACGATTCAGTGAAGAGCTTTATGAAGATGAAGAGTTTTTTTTGAAAATGGTTTCAAGCAAAATGTCCGGGGTTTGGATCCGACAGGATAAAGATCAAGCGGTTATTCAGATTGATAAGGTTCTCGCGATGCCTAAACCTTTACAAAGAAGGGCGATTCAACTAATATTAAACTATCTTTATTTGGAGAGACCTTCATCGCTTTCGGCATTACATATTGACCAACTTTTAGTTTTGTTTTTGAATCCTCAACCATCTGCAGAATTGCATCTTCCGGAGGGCCTTATTGCGGAAAAATCATATCAAACTTGCACTTTTAGATTTTTTCGGCAAAAAAGCCTTAAATATTCCCTTAAATTACAAATTCCCGGTGAGACTATTCTTCCGAATGGATATAAGATTAAAGCGCACTATATAAAAGAAGAAATTCCGGTACTTAGAGGAAATCATTCTTTTATTCTTCCCGAATCAGCTGTTCAGTTTCCTCTTACAGTCCGAACCAGGAATGAAGGCGAACGGATGGCCGTCAAGGGATTGGGTGGAACTAAAAAGTTAAAGGATATTTTTATTAATGAAAAGATCCCGATGCTAGAAAGAAATGTGTGGCCGGTCATCATCGATCAAACGGGAACGGCCATTTGGCTACCTGGTTTAAAGAAATCGAATATTGAGCCGGATATAATTTCTGATGAAAAATCTTTAATCTACTTAGAATATAAAAAAGCTTAA